The following are encoded together in the Vigna angularis cultivar LongXiaoDou No.4 chromosome 9, ASM1680809v1, whole genome shotgun sequence genome:
- the LOC108346339 gene encoding 50S ribosomal protein L22, chloroplastic isoform X1: MVKWQRLIFPFLRHIHKRVVDHHHANPSAPSLAISRLASSLSQGQIGRITMPTLPCFSRPIFLGFQHQGISTTAPLLANSSEEAPVLSPLVPVSSLGGSKGEDQKQKAVTKPETVQAILKGIKQSPKKVNLVAALVRGMLVKDALMQLELTIKRAAKTVYQVIHSARANASHNHGLDPERLIVAEAFVGKGYFKKRIAFHAKGKSGLIMRPECRLTVVVREITPKEEADIARLRVHNFKKLTKRERRLVPHQLIETTPVWGRKNKSSGQNLSAAPA; the protein is encoded by the exons ATGGTGAAGTGGCAGAGACTCATTTTTCCCTTTCTTCGCCACATTCACAAGCGAGTTGTGGATCATCACCATGCCAATCCTTCAGCTCCAAGCCTTGCCATTTCTCGATTAGCCTCTTCTCTTTCACAAG GTCAGATAGGGAGGATAACGATGCCAACTTTGCCCTGTTTCTCAAGACCCATTTTCCTGGGTTTCCAACATCAG GGAATTTCAACTACTGCTCCATTGCTGGCAAATTCATCTGAGGAAGCACCTGTTTTGTCACCTTTAGTCCCAGTTTCATCTTTGGGTGGTTCAAAAGGTGAAGACCAGAAGCAGAAAGCTGTTACTAAGCCAGAAACGGTTCAAGCAATATTAAAGGGAATAAAGCAG AGTCCGAAGAAGGTCAACCTAGTTGCTGCTCTGGTTCGTGGCATGCTTGTTAAAGATGCATTGATGCAACTGGAATTGACAATAAAAAGAGCAGCAAAAACTGTTTATCAG GTTATTCATTCAGCCCGAGCAAATGCCTCTCACAATCATGGTTTAGATCCAGAACGTCTCATCGTAG CGGAAGCATTTGTAGGAAAGGGGTATTTCAAAAAGAGAATTGCCTTCCATGCCAAAGGAAAATCAGGGCTCATAATGAGACCAGAATGCAGGCTAACAGTTGTAGTGAGAGAGATAACTCCGAAAGAAGAGGCTGATATTGCTAGGTTGAGAGTTCACAACTTTAAGAAACTAACTAAGCGGGAGAGACGACTTGTGCCTCATCAACTTATTGAGACCACTCCTGTTTGGGGCCGCAAAAACAAATCTAGTGGTCAAAACTTGAGTGCTGCACCTGCATGA
- the LOC108346339 gene encoding 50S ribosomal protein L22, chloroplastic isoform X2 — protein MVKWQRLIFPFLRHIHKRVVDHHHANPSAPSLAISRLASSLSQGQIGRITMPTLPCFSRPIFLGFQHQGISTTAPLLANSSEEAPVLSPLVPVSSLGGSKGEDQKQKAVTKPETVQAILKGIKQVIHSARANASHNHGLDPERLIVAEAFVGKGYFKKRIAFHAKGKSGLIMRPECRLTVVVREITPKEEADIARLRVHNFKKLTKRERRLVPHQLIETTPVWGRKNKSSGQNLSAAPA, from the exons ATGGTGAAGTGGCAGAGACTCATTTTTCCCTTTCTTCGCCACATTCACAAGCGAGTTGTGGATCATCACCATGCCAATCCTTCAGCTCCAAGCCTTGCCATTTCTCGATTAGCCTCTTCTCTTTCACAAG GTCAGATAGGGAGGATAACGATGCCAACTTTGCCCTGTTTCTCAAGACCCATTTTCCTGGGTTTCCAACATCAG GGAATTTCAACTACTGCTCCATTGCTGGCAAATTCATCTGAGGAAGCACCTGTTTTGTCACCTTTAGTCCCAGTTTCATCTTTGGGTGGTTCAAAAGGTGAAGACCAGAAGCAGAAAGCTGTTACTAAGCCAGAAACGGTTCAAGCAATATTAAAGGGAATAAAGCAG GTTATTCATTCAGCCCGAGCAAATGCCTCTCACAATCATGGTTTAGATCCAGAACGTCTCATCGTAG CGGAAGCATTTGTAGGAAAGGGGTATTTCAAAAAGAGAATTGCCTTCCATGCCAAAGGAAAATCAGGGCTCATAATGAGACCAGAATGCAGGCTAACAGTTGTAGTGAGAGAGATAACTCCGAAAGAAGAGGCTGATATTGCTAGGTTGAGAGTTCACAACTTTAAGAAACTAACTAAGCGGGAGAGACGACTTGTGCCTCATCAACTTATTGAGACCACTCCTGTTTGGGGCCGCAAAAACAAATCTAGTGGTCAAAACTTGAGTGCTGCACCTGCATGA
- the LOC108346653 gene encoding uncharacterized protein LOC108346653 produces MRWFPYKSRTEKIEHIFKTGDLNLEWYVRKEDRHRPEIRAAFHMDDGGMSEGSLAEGSKVEKDDDESSDEGTWEVGAEERLRKNNEDLRALNAKIGVLTRELFEICQTPIFTEEDACGTDEEVAGGVDEAPEVGGDEEAEVGRDCIFKQQGDDNAVDDPLGAYTEVRGEDKIS; encoded by the exons ATGCGATGGTTCCCGTATAAATCAAGGACCGAAAAAATTGAACATATATTTAAGACCGGAGAT TTAAATCTGGAGTGGTATGTAAGAAAGGAAGATCGTCATCGCCCGGAAATCCGTGCAGCTTTCCACATGGATGACGGAGGGATGAGTGAAGGATCCTTGGCTGAAGGATCCAAGGTTGAGAAAGATGATGACGAAAGCTCTGATGAGGGCACATGGGAAGTAGGTGCCGAGGAGAGATTGAGGAAAAACAATGAAGATCTCAGAGCATTGAATGCCAAGATTGGAGTTCTTACTAGGgagttatttgaaatttgtcAAACTCCAATCTTTACTGAAGAAGATGCATGTGGTACTGATGAAGAAGTTGCTGGTGGAGTTGATGAAGCACCTGAAGTTGGAGGTGACGAAGAGGCTGAAGTTGGTCGTGATTGTATATTTAAACAACAAGGTGATGATAATGCAGTTGATGACCCCCTAGGTGCATATACGGAAGTAAGAGGGGAGGATAAAATCTCATGA